TGGAAGATGCCGAGGTGCTGATCGCCCGTGCCGAGCAGGGGCGCGATCAGCATTACTTCGACAAGCTGATGGGCAAGCGCATGGCCTTGTTCAATGGCTACCACTATGGCTTCGCCGGTTTCAATAACGATCCAAAATGGCTGGAGCAGCACTTCAACGCAGTACTCACCTACTCCCACGAGAGCAACCTCAAGCTGGTGCTGCGCGGGCGCGCCGATATCGCCCCCATCACCCGTTCCTGGCTCGGTGCGCGCCTGCGCGAGCAACCCCAGCTCAAGGCACAGCTGTTGATCTCGGAGTGGGAGGACCAGCGCTACCGGCATTACGCCATTCTTCATCCGCAGGCGCCGATCAGTGCCGAAGACTTCCGCCAGGCCCTGCAGCTGCTGCGCGAGAATGGCGAGCTGGAGCGCATCTTCGCGCCCTACGGCATCGAGGTCAGGCCATACGTAGCGGGTAGCTCAGCAGCAACAGATGTAGCAAATTGACCGCGCCGTGCAGCACCAGCGCCGGCCACAGGCGCCCGCTGCAGTGCAGGGCCAGTCCGTAGCCCAGCCCGGCCAGCCCCGCTACCAGGGCGAATAGGGGACTGAAGGGGATGTGGGCAGCGCCGAACAACAGGGCGCTGATGCCAATTCCGGCAGCGGCGCCCAGACGTGCTACCAGAGCCCCCTGCAGCCAGCCGCGGAACAACAGTTCCTCGGCCAGTACCGCCACTCCCAGATTGACCATCAGCCACAGCCACAGCTCCTGAGGCCATTTCGGCTGCCAGCCAACCATTCCCAGCCCCAGAGCGGTCAGCGGCACCAGCAGCAGGGTTGCGAGAGCGACCAGGGCTGTCCGCCGCAGAGAGCCGCGCGGGTCGGGCTCACGCCCCAGCCACCAGGCCAGCAGGCTCAGGCCCAGCAGCAGCTTGTCCCACGCCAGGCGCAGGGCGTAGGGCGGGGCGTCGGCGCTGAGCTGGCGCGCTGGCCACAGTGGTGTGGCCTGAAAGCCGGGAAGCAGGTGCGCGGCCAGGGCGATGCCGCCGACCAGGCCGCCACTCCACCACAGCCAGCCCGGCAGGCGGCCTTCCGCCAGGAGGATCCAGCTGGCGAACAGGGCGATCCATAGCAGCCCCAGGGGCTGGATGAAGCCCAG
This DNA window, taken from Pseudomonas alcaligenes, encodes the following:
- a CDS encoding transporter substrate-binding domain-containing protein; translation: MDWCRQGLLRAAVLALTTLFCQAASAADEVLIAAVHFPPYVIKPEENLNSGLLGELVMALNQVQGQHRFALRATSLPRRFDDFRQGRFHIAIFENPDWNWQGIAGIRVDMGLEDAEVLIARAEQGRDQHYFDKLMGKRMALFNGYHYGFAGFNNDPKWLEQHFNAVLTYSHESNLKLVLRGRADIAPITRSWLGARLREQPQLKAQLLISEWEDQRYRHYAILHPQAPISAEDFRQALQLLRENGELERIFAPYGIEVRPYVAGSSAATDVAN
- a CDS encoding CPBP family intramembrane glutamic endopeptidase, translated to MPPLHLRLLLPALPLGLGLALGFIQPLGLLWIALFASWILLAEGRLPGWLWWSGGLVGGIALAAHLLPGFQATPLWPARQLSADAPPYALRLAWDKLLLGLSLLAWWLGREPDPRGSLRRTALVALATLLLVPLTALGLGMVGWQPKWPQELWLWLMVNLGVAVLAEELLFRGWLQGALVARLGAAAGIGISALLFGAAHIPFSPLFALVAGLAGLGYGLALHCSGRLWPALVLHGAVNLLHLLLLSYPLRMA